One Methanococcus aeolicus Nankai-3 DNA segment encodes these proteins:
- the apgM gene encoding 2,3-bisphosphoglycerate-independent phosphoglycerate mutase — MRTILILLDGLGDRSSEVLGGKTPLEYSKTPNLDKLAEKGMTGLMVPYKDGIPLGTEVAHFLLWGYSLNDFPGRGVIEALGEDMGMEDNAIYLRASLGFVKYDEKGYYVRDRRTKNMPLEDIRKLIDSLPNFVEGYEFKLKYSYDVHFILKIKEENGWISDKISDSDPFYKDRHVMKVSPVNELCKNDIEYRKAESTCNALNKYLLKCHKILENHDINIKRKRKQKQPANFLLTKWAGKYKTVPPFKEKWGMNGIIIADSAVFKGLSKLLKMEYMAIGDFENAVNTGINLMDYDFVHIHTKETDEAAHTKNPMNKVKVIEKIDKYLAPLLNINLDENLIVITADHSTPSVGSLIHSGESVPIVVVGKNVRFDDVKEFNEIACSKGHLRIFSKDLMNVILNYTDRALLYGLRSGSSILKYIPNDDDDIEHLKE, encoded by the coding sequence ATGAGAACTATTTTAATATTACTCGATGGGTTGGGTGATAGGAGCTCGGAAGTTTTAGGCGGAAAAACACCACTTGAATATTCCAAAACTCCAAACTTGGATAAACTTGCAGAAAAAGGCATGACTGGACTTATGGTTCCATATAAGGATGGTATTCCATTGGGAACTGAGGTTGCCCATTTTTTACTATGGGGGTATTCTCTTAACGATTTTCCTGGAAGGGGGGTTATTGAGGCACTTGGGGAAGATATGGGGATGGAAGATAATGCTATTTATTTAAGGGCATCTCTTGGATTTGTGAAATATGATGAAAAGGGTTATTATGTGAGGGACAGAAGAACAAAAAATATGCCTCTGGAAGATATAAGGAAATTAATAGATTCACTGCCAAATTTTGTCGAAGGGTATGAATTTAAATTAAAATATTCTTATGATGTGCATTTTATATTAAAAATAAAAGAAGAAAATGGGTGGATTTCTGATAAAATTTCTGATTCTGACCCATTTTATAAAGATAGGCATGTAATGAAAGTATCACCTGTAAATGAATTATGTAAAAATGATATAGAATATCGAAAAGCGGAAAGCACATGCAATGCATTAAATAAATATCTATTAAAATGCCATAAAATCCTTGAAAACCACGATATAAATATTAAAAGAAAGAGAAAACAAAAACAACCTGCAAACTTTCTACTGACAAAATGGGCTGGAAAATATAAAACCGTTCCACCATTTAAAGAAAAATGGGGCATGAATGGAATTATTATAGCAGATAGTGCTGTTTTTAAAGGACTATCAAAACTTTTGAAAATGGAATATATGGCCATTGGGGACTTTGAAAATGCAGTAAATACTGGAATAAATTTAATGGATTATGATTTTGTCCATATTCATACAAAAGAAACAGATGAAGCTGCACACACAAAAAATCCTATGAATAAAGTTAAAGTAATTGAAAAGATTGATAAATATTTAGCCCCACTTTTAAACATTAATTTGGATGAAAATTTAATAGTAATTACCGCCGACCACTCAACACCATCTGTTGGAAGTCTTATTCATTCAGGGGAAAGCGTTCCCATTGTGGTTGTTGGAAAAAATGTCCGATTTGATGATGTTAAAGAATTTAACGAAATAGCATGCTCAAAAGGTCATTTAAGGATATTTTCAAAAGATTTGATGAATGTTATTTTGAACTATACTGACAGAGCTCTGCTTTATGGTTTGAGAAGTGGGAGCTCCATCCTAAAATATATTCCAAATGATGATGATGATATTGAGCATTTAAAAGAATAA
- a CDS encoding sugar phosphate isomerase/epimerase family protein, whose protein sequence is MLGVCMRSKLGEAPWHSLVETSTQNSDINFKCIDWGLHYCPKIIKNEYIIGFHAPIIDLGNPADKNKTCLGALKNVIDEIKGHDYLTIHLHNGREPDQDTLINNLSEISNYAKRNNIKLCIENLRTGFSSNPNNLVEMADICNCNITFDIGHTNYEDRIEFIDLFSDRIYNVHMYELEKDKIGHIAPDNLDNLKPVLDKLLDNKCDFWLIELMKLDEIISTKNLLKNYLNDHK, encoded by the coding sequence ATGCTCGGTGTTTGTATGCGTTCAAAGTTAGGAGAGGCCCCTTGGCATTCTTTGGTTGAAACTTCGACCCAAAACTCGGATATAAATTTTAAATGCATTGATTGGGGACTTCATTACTGTCCAAAAATAATAAAAAACGAATATATAATAGGATTCCATGCACCAATAATCGATTTGGGGAATCCAGCAGATAAAAATAAAACTTGTTTAGGGGCATTAAAAAATGTAATTGATGAAATAAAAGGGCATGATTACCTAACAATTCATTTGCACAATGGAAGAGAGCCAGATCAGGATACTTTAATAAATAATTTATCGGAAATAAGCAATTATGCAAAAAGGAACAATATAAAATTATGCATTGAAAATTTAAGGACTGGATTTTCATCAAATCCCAACAACCTGGTTGAAATGGCAGATATTTGCAACTGCAATATAACTTTTGACATCGGCCATACAAATTATGAAGATAGGATAGAATTTATTGATCTATTTTCTGATAGAATATATAATGTTCACATGTATGAGCTCGAAAAAGATAAAATTGGGCATATTGCACCAGATAATTTGGATAATTTAAAACCTGTTTTAGACAAACTATTAGACAATAAATGCGATTTCTGGCTCATTGAACTTATGAAACTGGATGAAATTATATCTACAAAAAATCTTTTGAAAAATTATTTAAATGACCACAAATAG
- a CDS encoding UPF0280 family protein: MIHKKISIMETNINLKVDDDKYINLAKNTILRERANIQNYILDYPEFLTSYTPIKVSPDAPAIVKTMAKAGEIAAVGPMASVAGTISEFIVKNAVEYGCKNIISENGGDIALKTEKSVVVGLYAGSSPLSYTIGFKINEDKANNGYGVCTSSGTVGHSVSFGNADAIVVFAKKASIADASATSIGNFAVGAPDDAINKCLEKAEDIEYIDGVFVVMGEFAGKMGKIPQMVKTDEKIVKTSMGEYFDMI, from the coding sequence ATGATACATAAAAAAATCTCAATAATGGAAACAAATATAAATTTAAAGGTAGATGATGATAAATATATAAATCTTGCTAAAAACACCATTTTAAGGGAAAGGGCAAATATTCAAAATTATATATTGGATTATCCTGAATTTTTAACGAGCTATACTCCCATAAAGGTTAGCCCCGATGCACCAGCAATAGTAAAAACAATGGCAAAGGCGGGAGAAATTGCAGCCGTTGGACCAATGGCATCGGTAGCAGGAACCATAAGTGAATTTATTGTAAAAAATGCCGTAGAATATGGCTGTAAAAATATAATCTCTGAAAATGGGGGGGATATTGCACTAAAAACTGAAAAATCCGTTGTAGTTGGATTATATGCAGGGAGCTCCCCACTATCATATACAATAGGATTTAAAATAAACGAAGATAAAGCCAATAATGGATATGGAGTATGCACCTCCTCAGGAACTGTTGGGCACTCCGTAAGCTTTGGAAATGCCGATGCCATAGTAGTTTTTGCAAAAAAAGCATCAATTGCAGATGCATCGGCTACAAGTATAGGTAATTTTGCTGTGGGAGCTCCTGACGATGCCATAAATAAATGCCTTGAAAAAGCCGAAGATATTGAATATATTGACGGTGTTTTTGTGGTGATGGGAGAATTTGCAGGTAAAATGGGAAAAATACCACAAATGGTTAAAACGGACGAAAAAATTGTAAAAACTTCAATGGGAGAATATTTTGATATGATATAA
- the tmk gene encoding dTMP kinase — protein sequence MNKFIVFEGIDGSGKTTQAKLLADYLNGIYTCEPTNGEIGQLIRKVLGGKNCEKESLALLFAGDRVEHIKEIEHKLIENMVICDRYVYSSMVYQSIQGIDIDFIASINRFAKIPDVLIYLDVSIEESLKRMGDRDSKEIFENKEILQKVNKKYMNIINERLFEPKNGYILINTDNKTVEEVHKEIIKKLMDKKIIL from the coding sequence ATGAACAAATTTATAGTGTTTGAAGGAATTGATGGAAGCGGAAAAACCACTCAGGCAAAATTATTAGCCGATTATTTAAATGGAATTTATACCTGCGAACCTACAAATGGAGAAATAGGTCAATTAATTAGAAAGGTGTTGGGCGGTAAAAACTGCGAAAAGGAATCGTTGGCTTTACTTTTTGCAGGAGATAGGGTGGAACATATTAAAGAAATAGAGCACAAATTGATAGAAAATATGGTAATTTGTGATAGATATGTTTATTCCTCCATGGTTTATCAATCGATTCAAGGTATTGATATTGATTTTATTGCAAGTATAAACAGATTTGCAAAAATACCTGATGTTTTAATATATTTAGATGTTTCTATTGAAGAATCATTAAAAAGAATGGGGGATAGGGACAGTAAAGAAATATTTGAAAATAAAGAAATATTGCAAAAAGTAAATAAAAAATATATGAATATTATAAATGAAAGATTATTTGAACCAAAAAACGGATATATTTTAATAAATACAGACAATAAAACAGTTGAGGAAGTCCATAAAGAGATAATTAAAAAATTAATGGATAAAAAAATAATTCTTTAA
- a CDS encoding OB-fold nucleic acid binding domain-containing protein yields the protein MNIDKIKQKILEKISEEELAKEIDSIIQEHGGLIGEDAAINTIARDIGINIEEEYDEEECKFLIKDISEGQSNVEITAKIIDMTDLREFNKKDGTTGTVRSIVIADNTGSIRLTLWNDKANIVDNLEIRDVIEITGAFSRQWNNRIELNSGSDTKIEKIEIGDYDESMYPIVKDYYKIGELQANNPATIKGEITICYAVREFPKRNGETGRVKSFILKDETGTIRGTLWDDNTEINLNKGDIVEVKGMVKEGFREGLDINVNNIKIIGKAEVEEIEAKDETIENLPNCNGEIVNVKGRIINISNPKTVNFGDRDVEVQEITITDSTGTIGVAFWGNAMNKIKEASIKEGDGVKITNCKVKTYENYEGKIIASLSAQYGTEIIKDETVGAPEYSENIIKIKDIFSLDEEKRNDISVIGKVSDLYDLRTFERRNGSTGKVRSLMLEDETGKIRLTLWDSDAELEIKEGDVIKVVRGYVKENGDYYDLNIGRIGKLIINPEGISVDIKTSRKFIKELQEEDTTEIRGAVVDYRKQNLVLYLCPNCNKRVALVEGVYDCEECGEVSPKELITATITVDDGTSNISCKLYGSAVAKLTNTPLNELKDANLDILENILGSEFVFSGLAKTGYNDLEFSVRNVKSVDLDKEIELLKEL from the coding sequence ATGAATATTGATAAAATAAAACAAAAAATACTAGAAAAAATATCCGAAGAGGAATTGGCTAAAGAAATAGACAGTATAATCCAAGAACATGGCGGATTAATCGGAGAAGACGCCGCAATTAATACAATAGCAAGGGACATTGGGATTAATATTGAAGAAGAATATGATGAGGAAGAATGTAAATTTTTAATTAAAGATATCTCCGAAGGACAGTCAAATGTGGAAATAACAGCAAAAATTATAGATATGACTGATTTAAGAGAATTTAATAAAAAAGATGGCACAACTGGGACTGTTAGAAGTATAGTTATTGCAGATAATACGGGCTCCATTAGATTAACTCTTTGGAATGATAAAGCCAACATAGTAGATAACTTGGAAATAAGAGATGTAATAGAAATAACAGGTGCCTTTTCAAGACAATGGAACAATAGAATTGAATTAAATAGTGGTTCCGATACAAAAATTGAAAAAATAGAAATAGGAGATTATGACGAATCCATGTATCCCATAGTAAAAGATTATTATAAAATAGGGGAGCTCCAAGCAAATAATCCTGCCACAATTAAGGGGGAGATTACAATATGCTATGCCGTAAGAGAATTTCCAAAAAGAAACGGCGAAACCGGTAGAGTAAAATCATTTATATTAAAAGACGAAACTGGCACAATTAGGGGAACCCTTTGGGACGATAACACCGAAATAAACCTAAATAAAGGTGATATCGTAGAAGTAAAAGGAATGGTTAAAGAAGGATTTAGAGAGGGACTTGACATTAATGTAAATAATATTAAAATTATAGGAAAGGCAGAAGTTGAGGAAATTGAGGCAAAAGATGAAACCATTGAAAATTTACCAAATTGCAACGGGGAAATTGTAAATGTAAAGGGAAGAATAATAAATATATCAAATCCAAAAACCGTTAATTTTGGGGATAGGGATGTGGAAGTTCAAGAAATTACAATTACAGATAGCACTGGGACTATTGGTGTGGCTTTCTGGGGAAATGCCATGAATAAAATAAAAGAAGCTTCGATTAAAGAAGGAGACGGAGTAAAAATTACAAATTGTAAGGTAAAAACCTACGAAAATTACGAAGGAAAAATTATAGCTTCTTTGTCTGCACAATATGGCACTGAAATAATTAAAGATGAAACTGTGGGAGCTCCCGAATATTCTGAAAATATTATAAAAATAAAAGATATATTTAGTTTAGATGAAGAAAAAAGGAATGATATTTCTGTAATTGGTAAGGTATCAGATTTATACGACCTTAGGACATTTGAAAGAAGAAATGGCTCAACTGGAAAAGTTAGAAGTTTAATGTTAGAGGATGAAACTGGTAAAATTAGATTAACTCTATGGGATAGTGATGCTGAATTAGAAATTAAAGAGGGAGATGTAATAAAAGTAGTAAGGGGATATGTTAAAGAAAATGGGGACTATTACGACCTAAATATTGGTAGAATTGGAAAATTAATAATTAATCCAGAGGGAATATCCGTCGATATAAAAACCAGTAGGAAATTTATTAAGGAGCTCCAAGAGGAAGATACTACGGAAATTAGGGGGGCTGTCGTAGATTACAGAAAACAAAATTTAGTGCTATATTTATGTCCTAATTGTAATAAAAGAGTGGCATTAGTCGAAGGAGTTTATGATTGTGAAGAATGTGGAGAGGTATCTCCAAAAGAATTAATTACTGCAACTATTACAGTGGATGATGGAACAAGCAACATATCTTGCAAATTATATGGCTCTGCTGTGGCAAAATTAACAAATACGCCACTAAATGAGTTAAAAGATGCTAATTTAGATATTTTAGAAAATATATTGGGAAGTGAATTTGTATTTTCTGGATTGGCTAAAACTGGATATAATGACCTTGAATTCTCTGTAAGAAATGTAAAATCTGTTGATTTAGATAAAGAAATTGAATTATTAAAGGAATTATAA
- the thrC gene encoding threonine synthase: MIQKCIVCGKEYDIDEIIYTCECGSLLEIIYDYEAIKENISKEELRKRRIGVWRYLEYLPVKDPKKIVSLWEGGTPLYKCDNLAKKLGLKELYVKNEGANPTGSFKDRGMTMGTTRANELGVEIIGCASTGNTSASLAAYTAKSNKKCIVLLPSGNVALGKLAQAMFYGAKVIQINGNFDDAMDMVKELALQGKIYLLNSINPFRLEGQKTIGFEICDQLDWEVPDRVILPVGNAGNISAIWKGFKEFKETGIIDKLPKMTGIQAEGAKPIVEAFKKGVKEIIPEEHPETIATAIRIGNPVNYTKAMDAIYSSNGFADSVNDEEITKAQKLLAQTEGIFVEPASAASIAGLIKLIETGVIDKNEKIVCITTGNGLKDPDAAIRVSDKPIEIECDMDILNDVINE, from the coding sequence ATGATTCAAAAATGTATCGTTTGTGGAAAGGAATATGATATTGACGAAATTATATATACTTGCGAATGTGGCTCATTGTTGGAGATAATCTATGATTATGAGGCAATAAAAGAAAATATATCAAAAGAGGAGCTCCGGAAAAGAAGAATAGGAGTATGGAGATATTTAGAATATTTGCCAGTGAAAGACCCTAAAAAGATTGTATCGCTATGGGAAGGTGGAACTCCATTATATAAATGTGATAATCTTGCAAAAAAATTAGGATTAAAGGAGTTATATGTTAAAAATGAAGGAGCTAACCCAACAGGAAGTTTCAAAGACAGAGGTATGACAATGGGAACAACACGAGCAAATGAGCTTGGAGTTGAAATAATAGGTTGTGCATCTACTGGAAATACTTCGGCATCATTGGCAGCATATACAGCAAAATCTAATAAAAAGTGCATTGTATTATTACCTAGTGGAAATGTTGCACTTGGAAAACTTGCTCAGGCTATGTTTTATGGTGCAAAAGTTATACAAATCAATGGAAACTTTGATGATGCTATGGATATGGTTAAAGAATTGGCATTACAAGGTAAAATATATTTATTAAATTCAATAAATCCATTTAGATTGGAAGGTCAAAAAACCATTGGATTTGAGATTTGCGACCAGTTGGATTGGGAAGTTCCAGATAGAGTAATACTTCCAGTTGGAAATGCGGGAAATATAAGTGCAATATGGAAAGGATTTAAAGAATTTAAAGAAACAGGGATAATAGATAAATTACCAAAAATGACAGGAATTCAAGCGGAAGGAGCTAAACCAATCGTAGAAGCATTTAAGAAAGGAGTAAAAGAAATAATTCCAGAAGAGCACCCAGAAACAATAGCTACGGCAATTAGAATCGGAAATCCTGTAAATTATACAAAAGCAATGGATGCAATATACTCCTCGAATGGATTTGCTGATTCAGTGAATGATGAGGAAATAACAAAAGCTCAAAAATTGCTTGCTCAAACAGAAGGAATATTTGTAGAGCCTGCATCAGCGGCATCAATAGCAGGACTTATAAAATTAATAGAAACAGGCGTTATTGACAAAAATGAAAAAATTGTATGTATCACCACAGGAAATGGATTAAAAGACCCAGATGCAGCAATAAGGGTAAGCGATAAACCTATTGAAATTGAATGTGATATGGACATATTAAATGATGTAATTAATGAATAA
- a CDS encoding 3-isopropylmalate dehydratase small subunit, translated as MDKTIEGKVWKFGDNIDTDAILPARYLVYTTEEELAKFVMAGTDPEFAEKVEKGDIIIGGTNFGSGSSREHAPMGLKGAGISLVIAESFARIFYRNSINIGLPLLECKDITKHVNEGDVLQINLDEGTIINKTTGKELKGQKLPEFMMDILNDGGLMPHLKKKLSSNE; from the coding sequence ATGGATAAAACAATAGAAGGAAAAGTATGGAAATTTGGAGATAATATCGATACAGATGCAATATTACCTGCAAGATACTTAGTTTATACCACAGAAGAAGAATTGGCAAAATTTGTAATGGCTGGAACAGACCCAGAATTTGCTGAAAAAGTGGAAAAAGGAGACATCATAATAGGGGGAACAAACTTTGGCTCTGGTTCAAGTAGGGAACATGCACCAATGGGATTAAAAGGAGCAGGTATATCTTTGGTAATAGCTGAAAGTTTTGCAAGAATATTTTACAGAAATTCAATAAATATCGGGCTTCCATTATTGGAATGTAAAGACATCACAAAACATGTGAATGAAGGAGATGTTTTACAAATAAATTTAGACGAAGGAACCATAATAAACAAAACAACAGGAAAAGAGTTAAAAGGTCAAAAACTTCCCGAGTTTATGATGGATATACTTAATGATGGCGGATTAATGCCACAT